The Rhodobacter sp. CZR27 genome includes a window with the following:
- the hflC gene encoding protease modulator HflC, whose amino-acid sequence MNRSSLILPILAILVALGFSSVFIVDEREKALVLQFGQVKAVKEEPGIGFKIPLIQEVVRYDGRILGLPTQPIEVTPLDDRRLVVDAFARWRIVDLVEFREAVGAGGIDAAQTRLQRIMSPAIREVLGGVPSIRVLSEDRTVLMNQIRDLARRQALALGVDVIDVRLTRTDLPEQNLSATYGRMRAEREREAADEIARGNEAAQRVRAAADRTVVEVTSEARKQAEVIRGEADALRNSIYAEAFGRDPEFFAFTRSLTSYERALQTGNSSIVMQPDSEFFQYLRSDQAPENGAAPAPAAAETPAAEAPATGAAAEPAEPAAPAIQ is encoded by the coding sequence ATGAACCGCAGTTCCCTCATCCTGCCGATCCTCGCCATCCTCGTGGCGCTGGGCTTCTCGTCGGTCTTCATCGTGGACGAGCGCGAGAAGGCGCTGGTCCTGCAGTTCGGCCAGGTCAAGGCGGTCAAGGAAGAGCCGGGCATCGGCTTCAAGATCCCGCTGATCCAGGAGGTCGTGCGCTACGACGGCCGGATCCTCGGGCTGCCCACCCAGCCGATCGAGGTGACGCCGCTCGACGACCGTCGCCTCGTCGTGGACGCCTTCGCGCGCTGGCGTATCGTCGATCTCGTGGAGTTCCGCGAGGCGGTGGGCGCGGGCGGCATCGACGCGGCCCAGACGCGCCTGCAGCGCATCATGAGCCCGGCGATCCGCGAGGTGCTGGGTGGCGTGCCCTCGATCCGCGTGCTGTCCGAGGACCGGACCGTGCTGATGAACCAGATCCGCGACCTCGCCCGCCGCCAGGCGCTGGCGCTGGGCGTGGACGTGATCGACGTGCGCCTGACCCGGACCGACCTGCCCGAGCAGAACCTCTCGGCCACCTATGGCCGGATGCGGGCCGAGCGCGAGCGCGAAGCGGCCGACGAGATCGCGCGCGGCAACGAGGCGGCACAGCGCGTCCGCGCCGCGGCCGACCGGACAGTGGTCGAGGTCACCTCCGAGGCGCGCAAGCAGGCCGAGGTGATCCGCGGCGAGGCCGACGCGCTGCGGAACTCGATCTATGCCGAAGCCTTCGGCCGCGACCCCGAGTTCTTCGCCTTCACCCGCTCGCTCACGTCCTACGAGCGCGCGCTGCAGACCGGCAATTCCTCTATCGTGATGCAACCGGACAGCGAGTTCTTCCAGTATCTGCGCAGCGATCAGGCGCCGGAGAACGGCGCCGCGCCGGCCCCCGCCGCGGCGGAAACGCCCGCTGCCGAGGCACCCGCAACGGGCGCCGCGGCAGAGCCGGCGGAACCCGCGGCACCGGCGATCCAGTGA
- a CDS encoding aldo/keto reductase, whose product MQLTTRDFNRTGRRLRFTELGFGSAPLGNLYRAIPDAEAEAILGRAWEGGIRYFDTAPLYGYGLAETRLGRFLAGRVREDYVISTKVGRLLRPVEPGETRDGLGKFFEVPERKEVFDYGHDGVMRSLEASLKRLGLDRVDVLFAHDLDLFTHGSPEALQARLEEFMRGGYRALVSLREQGVISAFGAGVNEWQPCQWLAERGDFDLFLLAGRYTLLEQEALDSFLPLAEEKGIGIVIGGPYNSGILATGPRPGAHYDYRPAPPPVLDRVAQIHAICERWGVRMFEAALRFPLCHPAVVSVVPGIQSVTEVMESFIAAGAEMPGGLWADLKEAGLMREDAPV is encoded by the coding sequence ATGCAACTGACGACGCGGGACTTCAACCGGACGGGGCGCCGGCTGCGCTTCACCGAACTGGGCTTCGGCTCGGCACCGCTGGGCAATCTCTACCGCGCCATTCCCGATGCCGAGGCCGAGGCCATCCTTGGTCGCGCGTGGGAGGGCGGCATCCGCTACTTCGACACCGCCCCGCTCTACGGCTATGGTCTGGCCGAGACGCGCCTTGGCCGCTTTCTCGCGGGGCGGGTGCGCGAGGATTACGTGATCTCGACCAAGGTGGGCCGGCTGCTGCGGCCGGTGGAACCCGGCGAGACCCGCGACGGTCTGGGCAAGTTCTTCGAGGTGCCCGAGCGCAAGGAGGTCTTCGACTATGGCCACGACGGGGTCATGCGCTCGCTTGAAGCCTCGCTGAAGCGGCTGGGCCTTGACCGGGTGGACGTGCTCTTCGCCCATGACCTCGACCTCTTCACGCACGGTTCGCCCGAGGCGCTTCAGGCCCGGCTCGAAGAGTTCATGCGCGGCGGCTACCGCGCCCTTGTCAGCCTGCGCGAGCAGGGGGTGATCTCGGCCTTCGGCGCGGGAGTGAACGAATGGCAGCCCTGCCAGTGGCTGGCCGAGCGGGGCGACTTCGACCTCTTCCTGCTCGCCGGCCGCTATACGCTGCTGGAGCAGGAGGCGCTGGACAGCTTCCTGCCGCTCGCCGAAGAGAAGGGGATCGGCATCGTGATCGGCGGCCCCTACAACTCGGGGATCCTTGCAACCGGGCCGAGGCCGGGCGCGCATTACGACTATCGTCCCGCACCGCCGCCGGTGCTGGACCGCGTCGCGCAGATCCACGCGATCTGCGAGCGCTGGGGCGTGCGGATGTTCGAGGCCGCGCTTCGCTTTCCGCTGTGCCATCCCGCGGTGGTCTCGGTCGTGCCCGGCATCCAGTCGGTCACGGAAGTGATGGAGAGCTTCATCGCTGCCGGCGCCGAAATGCCCGGGGGGCTCTGGGCCGATCTGAAGGAGGCCGGCCTGATGCGCGAGGACGCCCCCGTCTGA
- a CDS encoding DegQ family serine endoprotease — protein sequence MQSHAITIARRVEPVPAAALRLFLALMLGLGLALAQAVTAHAQGAPASFASLAEKISPAVVNITTATVVAAPAQNSPMVPEGSPFEDFFRDFMDPENRDQGPRRSEALGSGFVISEDGYIVTNNHVIEGADDIQIEFFSGKKLEAKLVGTDPKTDIALLKVESDTPLPFVSFGNSDLARVGDWVVAMGNPLGQGFSVSAGIVSARNRALSGTYDDYIQTDAAINRGNSGGPLFNMDGQVIGVNTAILSPNGGSIGIGFSMASNVVTKVVAQLRQFGETRRGWLGVRIQDVTPDVAEAMGLKESKGALVTDVPEGPAKESGMQAGDVIVTFDGSPVADTRDLVRRVADAPIGEAVRVVVMREGKTRTLSIVLGRREEAENEGPTAPGGPEKPAEPSSAEVLGLTVAPLTAEQAGEMGLPGGTEGLAVTDVDPASEAYAKGLREGDVITEAGQQKVTGIKDLQDRIEEAREAGRKSLLLLIRRGGDPRFVALSLPE from the coding sequence GTGCAGTCTCACGCCATTACCATCGCCCGCCGGGTCGAGCCCGTGCCTGCCGCCGCGCTGCGCCTGTTCCTCGCGCTGATGCTCGGCCTCGGGCTCGCGCTTGCACAGGCCGTCACAGCCCACGCCCAGGGCGCTCCGGCGAGCTTTGCGAGCCTGGCCGAGAAGATCAGCCCGGCGGTGGTGAACATCACGACCGCGACGGTGGTCGCGGCGCCCGCGCAGAACTCGCCGATGGTGCCGGAGGGCTCGCCCTTCGAGGACTTCTTCCGCGACTTCATGGACCCCGAGAACCGCGACCAGGGCCCGCGCCGCTCCGAGGCGCTGGGGTCGGGCTTCGTGATCTCGGAAGACGGCTACATCGTCACGAACAACCACGTGATCGAGGGCGCCGACGACATCCAGATCGAATTCTTCTCGGGCAAGAAGCTCGAGGCGAAGCTGGTCGGCACCGATCCCAAGACCGACATCGCGCTGCTGAAGGTGGAAAGCGACACGCCGCTGCCCTTCGTGAGCTTCGGCAATTCGGACCTTGCGCGCGTGGGCGACTGGGTGGTGGCGATGGGCAACCCGCTGGGGCAGGGCTTCTCGGTCTCGGCCGGCATCGTCTCGGCGCGGAACCGCGCGCTTTCCGGCACCTATGACGATTACATCCAGACCGACGCCGCCATCAACCGCGGCAACTCGGGCGGGCCGCTCTTCAACATGGACGGGCAGGTGATCGGCGTGAACACCGCGATCCTGTCGCCCAACGGCGGCTCGATCGGGATCGGCTTCTCGATGGCTTCGAACGTGGTGACGAAGGTCGTTGCGCAGTTGCGCCAGTTCGGCGAGACGCGGCGCGGCTGGCTGGGCGTGCGCATCCAGGATGTGACGCCGGACGTGGCCGAGGCGATGGGCCTGAAGGAATCCAAGGGCGCGCTGGTGACCGATGTCCCCGAGGGTCCGGCAAAAGAGTCCGGCATGCAGGCGGGCGACGTGATCGTGACCTTCGACGGCTCGCCCGTCGCCGATACCCGCGATCTCGTCCGCCGCGTGGCCGATGCCCCGATCGGCGAGGCCGTCCGCGTGGTGGTGATGCGCGAAGGCAAGACGCGGACCCTGTCGATCGTGCTTGGCCGCCGCGAGGAGGCCGAGAACGAGGGTCCGACGGCGCCCGGCGGTCCGGAAAAGCCGGCCGAGCCGTCCTCGGCCGAGGTGCTGGGCCTGACGGTCGCGCCACTGACCGCGGAGCAGGCGGGCGAGATGGGCCTGCCCGGCGGGACCGAGGGGCTTGCGGTGACGGATGTCGATCCGGCCTCGGAAGCCTATGCCAAGGGGCTGCGCGAAGGGGACGTGATCACCGAGGCCGGCCAGCAGAAGGTGACCGGGATCAAGGACCTGCAGGACCGGATCGAGGAAGCCCGCGAGGCGGGGCGCAAGTCGCTGCTGCTGCTGATCCGTCGCGGCGGAGACCCGCGCTTCGTGGCGCTCTCGCTGCCGGAATGA
- the gor gene encoding glutathione-disulfide reductase: protein MSFDYDLFVIGGGSGGVRAARIAASEGGARVALAEESRMGGTCVIRGCVPKKLMVFASAYPDAVTDARAYGWDATVGGFDWPHFRASLDRELDRLEAAYRSGLTGAGVAIFDARATLADAHTVRLASGETVTAKHILIATGGRPFVPDFPGCELAMTSDDVFRMESLPARMLVVGGGYIASEFACILHGLGVEVCQFYRGAQILRGFDDEARGHVASAMQDRGITIKCGTDVIRLEKTEGGIRVISTDGSDREFDAVLYATGRRPNTAGLGLEALGIELGRNGQIPVDDWSQTAVPSIYAVGDVTDRINLTPVAIREGHAFADTVFRGEARKADHELVASAVFTQPELGSVGLTEEAAREQEPIEVYAAAFRPMQSMFAGRPDRVLMKLIVSANTRKVLGCHIVAPNAGEMIQLAAIAVKMGATKEDFDRTVAVHPTMAEELVTLRKPVRTA from the coding sequence TTGAGCTTCGACTACGACCTTTTCGTCATCGGCGGCGGTTCGGGGGGCGTGCGGGCCGCGCGCATCGCGGCCTCGGAAGGCGGCGCCCGCGTGGCGCTGGCCGAGGAAAGCCGGATGGGCGGGACCTGCGTCATCCGCGGCTGCGTGCCGAAGAAGCTGATGGTCTTCGCCTCGGCCTATCCCGATGCGGTGACGGATGCCCGCGCCTATGGCTGGGATGCGACGGTGGGCGGCTTCGACTGGCCGCATTTCCGCGCCAGCCTGGACCGTGAACTGGACCGGCTCGAGGCCGCCTATCGCAGCGGCCTGACCGGCGCGGGCGTCGCGATCTTCGACGCGAGGGCCACGCTTGCCGATGCGCACACCGTCCGGCTCGCCTCGGGCGAAACGGTGACGGCCAAGCACATCCTGATCGCCACCGGCGGCCGGCCCTTCGTGCCGGACTTCCCCGGCTGCGAACTGGCTATGACCTCGGACGACGTGTTCCGGATGGAGAGCCTGCCGGCGCGGATGCTGGTGGTCGGCGGCGGCTACATCGCGTCGGAGTTCGCCTGCATCCTGCACGGGCTGGGCGTCGAGGTCTGCCAGTTCTACCGCGGCGCGCAGATCCTGCGCGGCTTCGACGACGAGGCGCGGGGGCACGTCGCCTCGGCCATGCAGGACCGCGGCATCACGATCAAGTGCGGGACCGACGTGATCCGGCTGGAGAAGACCGAAGGCGGCATACGGGTGATCTCGACCGACGGTTCCGACCGCGAGTTCGACGCGGTGCTTTACGCCACGGGCCGCCGACCGAACACCGCAGGCCTCGGTCTCGAGGCGCTGGGGATCGAGCTCGGCCGCAACGGCCAGATCCCGGTTGACGACTGGAGCCAGACCGCCGTGCCCTCGATCTATGCCGTGGGCGACGTGACCGACCGGATCAACCTGACGCCCGTGGCGATCCGCGAGGGCCATGCCTTCGCCGACACGGTGTTCCGGGGCGAGGCGCGCAAGGCCGACCACGAGCTTGTAGCCTCGGCCGTATTCACCCAGCCGGAGCTGGGCAGCGTCGGCCTGACCGAGGAAGCCGCGCGCGAGCAGGAGCCGATCGAGGTCTATGCCGCGGCGTTCCGGCCGATGCAGTCGATGTTCGCCGGACGGCCCGACCGCGTGCTGATGAAGCTGATCGTCAGCGCCAACACGCGGAAGGTGCTGGGATGCCATATCGTGGCACCCAACGCCGGCGAGATGATCCAGCTTGCCGCCATCGCGGTGAAGATGGGGGCGACCAAGGAGGATTTCGACCGCACGGTCGCGGTGCATCCGACCATGGCGGAGGAACTCGTGACCCTGCGCAAACCGGTCCGCACCGCTTGA
- a CDS encoding peptidoglycan-binding protein, whose amino-acid sequence MTRIFLLAGLLALTACQGPPMPEAPRRPDLSLELRPEKPEPEEGICWAGKDGAWFRAPCPEALTPEVLASLQRALEVRELYDEEITGEMDPATRQAVRRLQEPLGLDSEQLSLAAARYLGILPVDLDALWGARSKEPDPPTSSPPAPADPDTL is encoded by the coding sequence ATGACGCGCATCTTCCTTCTGGCCGGCCTTCTCGCCCTGACCGCCTGTCAGGGCCCACCCATGCCCGAGGCGCCACGCCGCCCCGATCTCTCCCTCGAACTCCGTCCCGAGAAGCCCGAGCCGGAGGAGGGTATCTGCTGGGCAGGCAAGGACGGGGCGTGGTTCCGCGCCCCCTGCCCCGAGGCGCTGACGCCCGAGGTGCTGGCCTCGCTGCAACGCGCGCTGGAGGTGCGCGAGCTTTACGACGAGGAGATCACCGGCGAGATGGACCCGGCGACGCGCCAAGCGGTGCGGCGCCTGCAGGAGCCGCTCGGCCTCGACAGCGAGCAGCTGTCCCTTGCGGCCGCGCGGTATCTGGGGATTCTGCCGGTCGATCTCGACGCGCTTTGGGGAGCGCGTTCCAAAGAACCCGACCCACCGACGTCATCGCCGCCGGCACCGGCCGATCCCGACACGCTCTGA
- a CDS encoding ABC transporter ATP-binding protein: MAFLEIARLEKSFGPLHVVRNFNLSVEKGEFVSLLGPSGCGKTTVLRMVAGFESADQGAILIEGKDVVRQRPNARKIGMVFQAYALFPNLTVAQNVGFGLKVAGVPRREADARVAEMLALIGLPDLGGRYPFQLSGGQQQRVALARALAVRPRVLLLDEPLSALDAQIRVSLRNEIRAIQQRLGITTIFVTHDQEEALSMSDRIVVMNGGVAEQVGTPFEIYNHPTTKFVANFVGTLNTLTAEVEDPAAGTVRVAGQVIQLPAPVPAPRGGRIGLALRPEALRLGTVAGREVILPATIANVHFLGSVIRLQVQTAGTSVALDTFNRSDVPPPQVGAQTQVSFSARDVIVLEH, translated from the coding sequence ATGGCCTTCCTCGAGATCGCCCGGCTGGAGAAATCCTTCGGCCCCCTGCACGTCGTGCGCAACTTCAACCTGTCGGTCGAGAAGGGAGAGTTCGTCTCGCTGCTCGGCCCATCGGGCTGCGGCAAGACCACGGTGCTGCGCATGGTCGCCGGCTTCGAGTCGGCGGATCAGGGCGCCATCCTGATCGAGGGCAAGGACGTGGTGCGCCAGCGCCCGAACGCCCGCAAGATCGGCATGGTGTTCCAGGCCTATGCCCTCTTCCCGAACCTGACCGTGGCGCAGAACGTGGGCTTCGGGCTGAAGGTCGCGGGCGTGCCCCGGCGCGAAGCCGATGCGCGCGTGGCCGAGATGCTGGCGCTGATCGGCCTGCCCGATCTGGGCGGACGCTACCCGTTCCAGCTGTCGGGCGGGCAGCAGCAGCGCGTGGCGCTGGCGAGGGCGCTCGCGGTGCGGCCGCGGGTGCTGCTGCTGGACGAGCCGCTTTCAGCGCTGGATGCGCAGATCCGCGTATCCTTGCGCAACGAGATCCGCGCCATCCAGCAGCGGCTGGGCATCACGACGATCTTCGTGACCCACGATCAGGAAGAGGCGCTGTCGATGTCCGACCGCATCGTGGTGATGAACGGCGGCGTGGCGGAACAGGTCGGCACGCCGTTCGAGATCTACAACCACCCGACGACGAAGTTCGTGGCCAATTTCGTGGGCACGCTGAACACGCTGACCGCCGAGGTCGAGGACCCCGCCGCCGGCACCGTCCGCGTCGCCGGCCAGGTCATCCAGTTGCCCGCTCCGGTCCCGGCGCCGCGCGGCGGGCGCATCGGCCTTGCCCTGCGCCCCGAGGCGCTGCGCCTCGGCACGGTGGCGGGGCGCGAGGTGATCCTGCCCGCCACCATCGCGAACGTGCATTTCCTCGGCAGCGTGATCCGCCTGCAGGTCCAGACCGCCGGCACCAGCGTGGCGCTCGACACCTTCAACCGGTCCGACGTGCCGCCGCCGCAGGTGGGCGCGCAGACACAGGTCAGCTTTTCCGCGCGGGACGTGATCGTGCTGGAGCACTAG
- a CDS encoding 2Fe-2S iron-sulfur cluster-binding protein produces the protein MAKITYVEFNGTEHVIDVANGLTVMEGARDNGVPGIEADCGGACACSTCHVYVAPEWVERLPKKEAMEEDMLDFAWQPDAARSRLTCQLKVSDALDGLKVFIPEKQI, from the coding sequence ATGGCGAAAATCACCTATGTCGAATTCAATGGCACCGAGCATGTGATCGACGTGGCCAACGGCCTGACCGTGATGGAGGGTGCCCGCGACAACGGCGTTCCCGGCATCGAGGCCGACTGCGGTGGCGCCTGCGCCTGCTCCACCTGCCATGTCTATGTCGCGCCCGAATGGGTGGAGCGGCTGCCGAAGAAGGAGGCGATGGAGGAGGACATGCTCGATTTCGCCTGGCAGCCCGATGCCGCCCGCTCGCGCCTGACCTGCCAGCTCAAGGTGTCGGATGCGCTGGACGGCCTCAAGGTCTTCATCCCGGAAAAGCAGATCTGA
- the hflK gene encoding FtsH protease activity modulator HflK, with the protein MSSGGPWGGGGGDRGDRDGRDGRGGRRPGGGDGSQIPEIDEIVKKGQEQLRVLMGGRGRPTGGRGGGGGGNPMKPLFTRQGIALGALALAGLWAFMSFYTVRPEERSVELFLGEFSAIGNPGLNFAPWPLVTAEVVQVTGERTTDIGTGRGGDADSGLMLTRDQNIVDIEFQVVWNISDPAQFLFNLADPADTIRAVSESAMRDIIARSELSPILNRDRGIIASDLVAAVQTTLDSYQAGINIVRVNFDKADPPQEVIDSFREVQAAQQERDRLEKEADAYANRVTAAARGEAARLTEQAEGYRAEVVNNAQGEASRFVSVYDEYVKSPDVTRRRMYLETMEKVLGSMDKVILDGVQGEGGSGVVPYLPLNELGRSPAPARTGVIGGEAN; encoded by the coding sequence ATGTCCAGCGGAGGACCTTGGGGCGGAGGCGGCGGAGACCGCGGTGACAGGGACGGGCGTGACGGCCGCGGCGGGCGGCGTCCCGGCGGCGGCGACGGATCGCAGATCCCCGAGATCGACGAGATCGTGAAGAAGGGGCAGGAACAGCTGCGCGTCCTGATGGGCGGCCGGGGCCGCCCCACGGGCGGACGCGGCGGCGGAGGCGGCGGCAATCCGATGAAGCCGCTGTTCACCCGGCAGGGCATCGCGCTTGGTGCGCTGGCGCTGGCCGGTCTCTGGGCCTTCATGTCGTTCTACACGGTGCGCCCCGAGGAACGCTCGGTCGAACTCTTCCTGGGCGAGTTCAGCGCGATCGGCAATCCGGGCCTGAACTTCGCGCCCTGGCCACTGGTGACGGCCGAGGTCGTGCAGGTGACCGGCGAACGGACGACCGACATCGGCACCGGCCGCGGTGGCGACGCCGACAGCGGCCTGATGCTGACGCGCGACCAGAACATCGTGGACATCGAGTTCCAGGTGGTCTGGAACATCTCGGACCCGGCGCAATTCCTGTTCAACCTCGCCGATCCCGCCGACACGATCCGTGCGGTCTCGGAATCGGCGATGCGCGACATCATCGCGCGCTCGGAACTCTCGCCGATCCTGAACCGCGACCGCGGCATCATCGCCTCGGATCTGGTGGCGGCGGTGCAGACCACGCTCGACAGCTATCAGGCCGGCATCAACATCGTGCGGGTGAACTTCGACAAGGCCGACCCGCCGCAGGAGGTCATCGACAGCTTCCGCGAAGTGCAGGCGGCGCAGCAGGAGCGTGACCGCCTTGAGAAGGAGGCCGATGCCTATGCCAACCGCGTGACCGCCGCCGCCCGAGGCGAGGCCGCACGGCTGACCGAACAGGCCGAAGGCTATCGCGCCGAGGTCGTGAACAACGCGCAGGGCGAGGCGAGCCGCTTCGTGTCGGTTTACGACGAATATGTGAAGTCGCCCGACGTGACGCGTCGCCGGATGTATCTTGAGACGATGGAGAAGGTGCTCGGCTCGATGGACAAGGTGATCCTGGACGGCGTCCAGGGCGAGGGCGGCTCGGGCGTGGTGCCCTACCTGCCGCTGAACGAGCTTGGCCGCAGCCCGGCCCCCGCCCGCACGGGCGTGATCGGTGGGGAGGCCAACTGA
- a CDS encoding ABC transporter permease subunit: MTDLPPKSAKAFVSLPLNWFGVAPFLLFALLFLILPTAHIVLGAFRNPAGDFTLANIRGLFTPSILGAFWISIRISLLTAALGCLAGFLIAAAVTRGGLPGPLRGALLTFSGVASNFAGVPLAFAFIATLGRLGFLTVILREWFGLNLYGTGFNLISFLGLTLTYLYFQIPLMILIITPALDGLKREWREAAETLGASGAQYWRMVALPVLWPSFLGTFALLFANSFGAVATAMALTGSQLSIVPIILFAQIRGDVLQDPHLGYAIAFGMIVLTGLANVIYIVLRTRAERWVK, translated from the coding sequence ATGACTGACCTGCCTCCGAAGAGCGCCAAGGCCTTCGTCTCGCTGCCGCTGAACTGGTTCGGTGTCGCGCCGTTCCTGCTGTTCGCGCTGCTGTTCCTGATCCTGCCCACGGCGCATATCGTGCTGGGCGCCTTCCGCAACCCGGCGGGCGACTTCACGCTGGCCAATATCCGGGGCCTCTTCACGCCCTCGATCCTCGGCGCCTTCTGGATCTCGATCCGGATCAGCCTGCTGACCGCGGCGCTCGGCTGCCTCGCGGGCTTCCTGATCGCTGCCGCCGTGACGCGCGGCGGGCTGCCGGGGCCTTTGCGCGGCGCGCTGCTGACCTTTTCCGGCGTGGCGTCGAACTTCGCCGGCGTGCCGCTGGCCTTCGCCTTCATCGCCACGCTCGGGCGGCTCGGCTTCCTGACGGTGATCCTGCGCGAGTGGTTCGGGCTGAACCTCTATGGCACCGGCTTCAACCTGATCAGCTTCCTCGGGCTGACGCTCACCTACCTCTATTTCCAGATCCCGCTGATGATCCTGATCATCACGCCCGCGCTCGACGGGCTGAAGCGTGAATGGCGCGAGGCGGCCGAGACGCTGGGCGCGTCCGGCGCGCAATACTGGCGGATGGTGGCGCTGCCGGTGCTCTGGCCGTCGTTCCTCGGCACCTTCGCGCTGCTCTTCGCCAATTCCTTCGGAGCGGTGGCGACCGCCATGGCGCTGACCGGCTCGCAGCTCTCCATCGTGCCGATCATCCTTTTCGCGCAGATCCGCGGCGACGTGCTGCAGGACCCGCACCTGGGCTATGCCATCGCCTTCGGAATGATCGTGCTGACGGGGCTGGCGAACGTGATCTACATCGTGCTGCGCACCCGCGCCGAGAGGTGGGTGAAATGA
- a CDS encoding OB-fold nucleic acid binding domain-containing protein yields the protein MTPVPGSWPRPPKAIPAGRLDEPPSGARVAVAGLVLVRQRPGTAKGVIFLTLEDETGVANVVIWAKIYERFRRAVIAGRLLKVTGRLQREAGVTHVVAEGIEDLSPLLDRLLAEDFRPDGTRAGDQP from the coding sequence ATGACCCCGGTTCCGGGCAGCTGGCCGCGCCCGCCCAAGGCGATCCCGGCCGGCCGGCTGGACGAGCCGCCTTCCGGCGCGCGGGTGGCGGTGGCCGGGCTGGTGCTGGTCCGGCAGCGACCGGGGACGGCCAAGGGCGTGATCTTCCTGACGCTCGAGGACGAGACCGGCGTTGCCAACGTGGTGATCTGGGCGAAGATCTACGAACGCTTCCGGCGGGCGGTGATCGCGGGCCGGCTGCTGAAGGTCACGGGCCGGCTCCAGCGCGAGGCCGGCGTGACGCATGTGGTGGCCGAGGGGATCGAGGATCTCTCGCCGCTCCTCGACCGGTTGCTGGCCGAGGACTTCCGCCCCGACGGCACCCGCGCCGGCGACCAGCCCTGA
- a CDS encoding ABC transporter permease, giving the protein MRSAKLWSWLALAAGMLYFFLPLIGMFEFSLRARRGEYSFDAYASVLGDPAFRATFGYSVLMALFTIAFGILLVVPTVFWVRLKLPRWRPVIEFITLLPLVIPPIVIVFGYIRLYNTSSWLPLTGTAMGTNLLLMFGYTMLALPYMYRAVDTGLRTIDVQTLTEAAQSLGAGWVTILARLILPNVLVAVLSGAFLTFAIVIGEFVLAALLNRPAFGPYMVWMGSNKAYEPAALAVIAFVVTWACMALIQLVTRLSKHTRAQR; this is encoded by the coding sequence ATGAGATCGGCCAAGCTCTGGTCCTGGCTCGCGCTTGCGGCGGGCATGCTCTACTTCTTCCTGCCGCTGATCGGGATGTTCGAGTTCTCGCTGCGGGCGCGGCGGGGCGAATACAGCTTCGACGCCTATGCGAGCGTGCTGGGCGACCCGGCCTTCCGCGCGACCTTCGGCTATTCGGTGCTGATGGCACTCTTCACCATCGCCTTCGGCATCCTGCTCGTGGTGCCCACGGTGTTCTGGGTGCGCCTGAAGCTGCCTCGCTGGCGGCCGGTGATCGAGTTCATCACGCTTCTGCCGCTGGTGATCCCGCCCATCGTCATCGTCTTCGGCTACATCCGGCTCTACAACACATCGAGCTGGCTGCCGCTGACCGGCACGGCGATGGGGACGAACCTTCTCCTGATGTTCGGCTACACGATGCTGGCGCTGCCCTACATGTATCGCGCCGTGGATACCGGTCTTCGCACCATCGACGTGCAGACCCTGACGGAAGCGGCGCAAAGCCTCGGCGCGGGCTGGGTCACCATCCTCGCGCGGCTGATCCTGCCCAACGTGCTGGTGGCGGTCCTGTCGGGGGCCTTCCTGACCTTCGCCATCGTGATCGGCGAGTTCGTCCTTGCCGCTCTGCTGAACCGCCCGGCCTTCGGGCCCTACATGGTCTGGATGGGCTCGAACAAGGCCTATGAACCGGCGGCGCTGGCCGTGATCGCCTTCGTCGTCACCTGGGCCTGCATGGCCCTGATCCAGCTGGTCACCCGGCTGTCGAAACATACCAGAGCCCAGAGATGA